Proteins found in one Zea mays cultivar B73 chromosome 1, Zm-B73-REFERENCE-NAM-5.0, whole genome shotgun sequence genomic segment:
- the LOC100279563 gene encoding COBRA-like protein 7 precursor has product MAGSVAPHAVVLGLLLLAGLAAAQRATTPAAAAPAPDPGCNGIQLTYNFVDRTKIRPFVSDKNKQPYAFRANVTVLNSGTRPLKSWAALVTFGYGEILVGVDGAVLTGGGDLPYNTTEDAGNATSFSGYPHTDLLTPIATAGDLSQIQASVGIVGTLFAGPGPFVPLPTALSLDDPAYACPAATNVTARVLSTCCVLTPEAEANATAIDANTTDPTKDFLPRGTGDLVITYDVLQAYPSSYLALVTLENNAKLGRLDNWRLSWEWRRGEFIYSMKGAHPSEVDTSGCICGAPGQYYQSLDFSQVLNCDRKPVILDLPLSRYNDTQIGKIDNCCRNGTILPKSMDEAQSKSAFQMQVFKMPPDLNRTKLFPPANFKIVGASSLNPDYACGQPVPVSPTAFPDPSGLDSTTLAVATWQVVCNITTTKGAKPKCCVTFSAYYNDSVIPCSTCACGCPANRRGPTCSTTAQSMLLPPEALLVPFDNRSQKALAWAELKHYNVPRPMPCGDFCGVSINWHVSTDYNKGWSARVTLFNWEDVDMANWFAAIVMDKAYDGFEKAYSFNGTAVGKNTIFMQGLEGLNYLVKQTNMSGSDYLVPGKQQSVLSFTKKLTPGLNVVAGDGFPTKVFFNGDECAMPQRIPISTGFSTRLSSGLALVPFLVASAFLLLQQ; this is encoded by the coding sequence ATGGCTGGCTCCGTAGCTCCCCACGCTGTGGTCCTCGGTCTTCTCCTGCTCGCGGGGCTCGCGGCGGCGCAGAGGGCGACGACGCCGGCTGCGGCGgcccccgcgcccgaccccggctGCAACGGCATCCAGCTGACCTACAACTTCGTGGACCGCACCAAGATCCGGCCCTTCGTCAGCGACAAGAACAAGCAGCCCTACGCCTTCCGCGCCAACGTCACCGTGCTCAACTCCGGCACCCGCCCGCTCAAGTCCTGGGCGGCACTCGTCACATTCGGCTACGGCGAGATCCTCGTCGGCGTCGACGGCGCCGTGCTCACGGGCGGCGGCGACCTGCCGTACAACACCACGGAGGACGCCGGCAACGCCACCTCGTTCTCCGGGTACCCGCATACAGACCTCCTCACGCCCATCGCCACCGCCGGGGACCTGTCGCAGATCCAGGCCTCCGTCGGCATCGTCGGCACGCTCTTCGCCGGGCCCGGCCCGTTCGTGCCGCTCCCCACCGCGCTGTCGCTGGACGACCCGGCCTACGCGTGCCCGGCGGCGACCAACGTCACTGCTCGGGTGCTGTCCACGTGCTGCGTCCTCACGCCGGAGGCCGAGGCCAACGCCACTGCCATCGACGCCAACACCACCGACCCGACCAAGGATTTCCTGCCGCGCGGCACCGGCGACCTCGTCATCACCTACGATGTGCTCCAGGCCTacccctccagctaccttgcGCTCGTCACGCTCGAGAACAACGCCAAGCTCGGCCGCCTCGACAACTGGCGGCTGTCGTGGGAGTGGCGGCGTGGGGAGTTCATCTACTCAATGAAAGGAGCTCACCCATCAGAGGTGGACACCTCGGGCTGTATCTGTGGGGCGCCTGGGCAGTACTACCAGAGCCTTGATTTTTCGCAGGTGCTCAATTGTGACCGCAAGCCGGTGATCCTTGACCTGCCCCTGTCCCGGTACAACGACACTCAGATTGGGAAGATTGACAATTGCTGCAGGAATGGGACAATCTTGCCCAAGTCCATGGACGAGGCACAGTCGAAATCTGCGTTCCAGATGCAAGTTTTCAAGATGCCACCAGACCTGAACCGGACTAAGCTGTTCCCCCCTGCTAATTTCAAGATCGTGGGTGCATCATCGCTGAACCCGGACTATGCCTGTGGCCAGCCGGTGCCTGTCAGCCCAACCGCGTTCCCAGACCCGAGCGGGCTTGACTCGACGACGCTTGCTGTGGCAACATGGCAGGTGGTGTGCAACATTACCACGACAAAGGGGGCCAAGCCCAAGTGTTGTGTGACCTTCTCGGCGTACTACAACGACTCAGTGATCCCCTGCAGCACCTGCGCTTGTGGGTGCCCTGCAAACAGGCGAGGGCCAACGTGCAGCACCACCGCACAATCCATGCTGCTGCCACCGGAGGCGCTGCTTGTGCCATTCGACAACCGGTCACAGAAGGCGTTGGCGTGGGCTGAGCTGAAGCATTACAATGTGCCCCGGCCGATGCCTTGCGGTGACTTTTGTGGCGTGAGCATCAATTGGCATGTCTCAACGGACTACAACAAGGGCTGGAGCGCTCGGGTGACATTGTTCAACTGGGAGGATGTCGACATGGCCAATTGGTTTGCTGCCATCGTCATGGACAAGGCGTATGACGGCTTTGAGAAGGCTTACTCGTTCAACGGCACCGCAGTGGGCAAGAACACGATCTTTATGCAGGGTCTGGAGGGGCTTAATTACCTGGTGAAGCAGACCAACATGAGTGGGTCCGACTACCTTGTTCCTGGCAAGCAACAGTCAGTCCTCTCATTCACCAAGAAGCTGACCCCGGGGTTAAATGTTGTTGCTGGAGATGGCTTCCCAACAAAGGTCTTCTTCAATGGCGACGAATGCGCTATGCCACAGAGAATTCCGATCAGCACTGGATTCAGCACCCGTCTCAGCAGTGGCCTTGCTCTGGTTCCGTTCCTTGTTGCTTCGGCTTTCCTATTGCTCCAGCAATGA
- the LOC100192533 gene encoding Exonuclease DPD1, chloroplastic/mitochondrial → MSLSSICCAKFHLLRNSIGDTCSVRWLKYHSRLIYETFLSSRIHQSRPPSTTVLARSTRKGSKQSFSNGRHLHSKSVESSIEVFKQSELEQLKSLHCYNVEEEFSEVKTEWPATILVFDIETTGFSRRDDRIIEFAVRDLMGGKNSTFQTLINPEKDVKNTYVHGINNSMLCRPDVPRFGEIIPILLQYVWSRQMDGKPVLWVAHNGRSFDVPFLMFEFRRCKVEMPGDWLFVDTLPIAKQLVDSNGSKLSSVSLKFLRERYKIPLTGSAHRAMQDVTTLSYVLQKLTFELKLTVPQLLEKSFRASDLPANRPAK, encoded by the exons ATGTCTTTGTCTTCTATTTGCTGTGCGAAGTTCCATCTACTAAGGAACTCTATAGGAGACACTTGCAGTGTCAGATGGCTTAAATACCATAGCAGATTGATATATGAAACTTTCCTCTCAAGCAGAATACATCAAAGTAGGCCTCCTAGTACAACAGTGCtagcaagaagcacaagaaaaggAAGTAAGCAGTCATTTAGCAATGGCCGCCATTTGCACAGTAAATCGGTTGAATCATCAATTGAAGTGTTCAAGCAGTCAGAGCTTGAGCAGCTTAAATCACTTCATTGCTACAATGTTGAGGAAGAGTTTTCTGAAGTCAAGACCGAATGGCCTGCAACTATCCTTGTTTTTGATATTGAAACTACTGGCTTCTCACGTCGTGATGACAGAATTATTGAGTTTGCTGTCCGTGATCTTATGGGGGGAAAGAATAGCACTTTTCAGACACTCATAAATCCTGAGAAAGATGTGAAAAATACATATGTTCATGGTATTAACAACAGTATGCTCTGCAGGCCTGATGTTCCAAG ATTTGGAGAGATTATTCCCATTCTGCTACAATATGTGTGGAGTCGTCAAATGGACGGTAAACCAGTTCTCTGGGTTGCTCATAATGGGCGTTCCTTTGACGTACCCTTTCTCATGTTTGAGTTTCGACGGTGTAAAGTAGAAATGCCTGGTGATTGGCTCTTTGTGGATACTCTTCCTATCGCAAAACAATTGGTCGATTCTAATG GGTCAAAACTCAGTTCTGTGTCATTGAAGTTCCTGAGGGAACGCTACAAAATCCCACTCACAGGGAGCGCGCATCGTGCCATGCAGGATGTGACAACCCTCTCTTACGTGCTTCAGAAATTGACCTTTGAGCTGAAACTAACTGTTCCTCAGCTGCTCGAGAAGTCTTTCCGAGCATCGGATCTTCCAGCTAATCGTCCTGCAAAGTGA